One Candidatus Cardinium hertigii DNA window includes the following coding sequences:
- the hflX gene encoding GTPase HflX: MLAHSPHQTKEMANEPAKTAVLIALVTGNQPLAKAEEYLLELASLADTWGLTVVKKFIQKLPHPHNATFVGKGKVAEIAAFIKAEHIGYAIFDDELSFAQVRNLESALSCCILDRNLLILNIFAMRAQTKQAKAQVELAQYQYLLPRLVRMWTHLSSQKGGSAGMRGPGEKELETDKRIIQYKINCLRKKLAHIAQQSITRSKLRSKLIRVALIGYTNVGKSTIMRLLSKASVLADDKPFATVDTTVRKVVLQEHVFLLADTVGFIRKLPHTLIACFKSTLTEIKEADLLLHVVDASYPDFQEQINIVKGTLAEIGAAAIPAMFVFNKIDAIDQPVQNNTHDTVQAMVTPMDVALRALEGQYKDTAAVLPTVFISVLQQWNVAILKEAIAKAVAHVQQNRYVPSSF; encoded by the coding sequence ATGCTAGCACACAGTCCGCATCAGACTAAGGAGATGGCCAATGAGCCTGCAAAAACAGCTGTTCTCATTGCGTTGGTTACCGGCAATCAGCCATTGGCTAAAGCAGAGGAATATCTTCTAGAGCTTGCTTCTTTGGCAGATACATGGGGCTTAACCGTAGTTAAAAAATTTATACAAAAGTTACCCCATCCACATAATGCTACTTTTGTAGGAAAAGGAAAAGTAGCAGAGATAGCTGCTTTTATTAAAGCAGAGCATATTGGGTATGCCATTTTTGACGATGAGCTTTCCTTTGCGCAGGTACGTAATTTAGAAAGCGCATTATCCTGCTGCATATTAGATAGGAACTTATTGATTCTTAATATCTTTGCTATGCGTGCCCAAACCAAGCAAGCCAAGGCACAGGTAGAATTAGCGCAATACCAATACCTTTTACCTAGGCTTGTAAGGATGTGGACCCATCTTTCGAGTCAAAAGGGGGGGAGTGCAGGGATGCGTGGTCCTGGTGAGAAAGAGCTAGAAACAGACAAAAGGATTATCCAGTATAAAATTAATTGCTTACGCAAGAAATTAGCGCATATAGCGCAGCAATCTATTACAAGAAGCAAGCTTCGCAGCAAGTTGATTCGCGTAGCGTTGATAGGGTATACCAATGTAGGTAAATCTACTATCATGCGTCTTTTGTCTAAGGCATCTGTTTTAGCAGATGACAAACCTTTTGCTACGGTAGATACTACGGTACGCAAGGTAGTATTGCAGGAGCATGTTTTTTTACTAGCTGATACAGTAGGGTTTATTCGGAAGTTACCGCATACATTGATAGCATGTTTTAAATCTACCTTAACAGAAATCAAAGAAGCGGATCTGCTTTTACATGTTGTAGATGCATCTTATCCTGATTTTCAAGAACAAATAAATATTGTAAAGGGTACATTGGCGGAGATAGGGGCAGCGGCTATCCCTGCTATGTTTGTTTTTAATAAGATAGATGCAATAGATCAGCCGGTACAAAACAATACGCATGATACAGTGCAAGCTATGGTCACCCCTATGGATGTTGCTTTACGTGCCTTAGAGGGGCAATATAAGGATACCGCTGCTGTGTTGCCTACTGTTTTTATTTCTGTTTTACAGCAGTGGAATGTAGCTATTTTAAAAGAAGCCATTGCAAAAGCA
- a CDS encoding co-chaperone GroES: MRTINIKPLADRVLVAPAAAEEKTAGGIIIPDSAKEKPQKGEVVAVGPGKKEEPMTVKVGDQVLYGKYGGTEIHIDGQLYLIMRESDIYAIS, encoded by the coding sequence ATGCGTACAATTAACATCAAACCGCTAGCTGATAGGGTGCTAGTAGCGCCTGCAGCGGCCGAAGAGAAAACAGCAGGAGGTATTATCATCCCTGATAGTGCTAAGGAAAAACCTCAGAAAGGAGAGGTGGTAGCAGTAGGTCCCGGTAAGAAAGAGGAACCTATGACGGTTAAGGTAGGGGATCAGGTATTGTATGGTAAATATGGTGGTACAGAGATACATATAGATGGCCAGCTTTATTTAATCATGCGAGAATCTGACATTTATGCTATTTCTTAA
- the gltX gene encoding glutamate--tRNA ligase, whose protein sequence is MHPTTTVRFAPSPTGALHIGGIRTLLYNYLFAKKKGGTFLLRMEDTDKKRLIPSAEAYITESLHWLGIVPDAGPLQGGKYGPYRQSERTALYQQYLQPLLAGGYAYYAFDTAEELEALRERMQAAKATTASYNAVSRGVMKNSFTLPASIVTEWIASGKPYVIRLKMPHKETIRFYDLLRGWVKVETATLDDKVLLKADGLPTYHFANVIDDYLMQVTHVIRGEEWLPSTPLHVLLYRYLGWEAAMPQFVHLPLLLSPDGKGKLSKRHADQYGFPVFPIAWESEDLTVKEGFREKGYLPEAIWNFLALLGWNPGNSQEVFTKEALIEAFSLERLGKSSVQFDITKANWFNRQHIQKQPAVQWVGYFQTAAAKEHIYPSETEAIAICTVVQERVTFPEDFWKEGSCFFLEPLTYDANLLQQKWNKQTEALLLCFMQALVLLTKWEDCTLKQTLQSVIQGQPLAAFLPILRMALTGRKTGPDLIAIMRCMGKEITYKRIHSFLAQMSNQTAR, encoded by the coding sequence ATGCATCCTACTACAACTGTCCGCTTTGCGCCTAGCCCAACCGGTGCGTTGCACATAGGGGGCATTCGAACATTATTGTACAATTATCTTTTTGCTAAAAAAAAGGGGGGTACGTTTCTATTGCGTATGGAAGATACCGATAAAAAGCGCCTGATTCCTAGTGCAGAGGCATATATTACAGAAAGTTTACACTGGTTAGGTATTGTTCCAGATGCAGGTCCCTTACAAGGAGGGAAATATGGCCCCTACCGGCAATCTGAACGCACAGCGCTTTACCAGCAGTATTTGCAGCCTTTGCTAGCGGGCGGTTATGCCTATTATGCTTTTGATACAGCGGAAGAGCTTGAAGCACTACGCGAGCGTATGCAAGCAGCTAAGGCAACAACGGCTTCCTATAACGCGGTAAGCCGAGGGGTAATGAAAAATTCCTTTACACTGCCTGCATCCATTGTTACAGAATGGATTGCATCGGGAAAACCATATGTAATACGTTTAAAAATGCCCCATAAAGAAACGATACGTTTTTATGATCTCCTCCGTGGTTGGGTAAAAGTAGAGACCGCTACACTGGATGATAAAGTGTTGCTGAAGGCAGATGGACTCCCTACCTATCATTTTGCTAATGTAATAGACGATTACCTGATGCAGGTTACCCATGTTATCCGTGGAGAAGAATGGTTGCCTTCTACCCCTCTGCATGTATTGCTTTACCGTTACTTAGGATGGGAAGCAGCTATGCCTCAATTTGTACACCTCCCCTTGCTATTATCGCCTGATGGAAAAGGTAAATTAAGCAAACGACATGCTGATCAATATGGATTCCCTGTTTTTCCTATTGCTTGGGAGTCGGAAGATCTTACCGTCAAGGAGGGCTTTAGAGAAAAGGGCTATTTGCCAGAGGCAATATGGAACTTCTTAGCTTTACTTGGGTGGAACCCTGGTAACAGCCAAGAAGTTTTCACTAAAGAAGCATTAATAGAGGCATTTTCATTAGAACGATTAGGCAAATCAAGCGTACAATTTGATATAACCAAGGCCAACTGGTTTAACCGGCAACATATACAAAAACAACCAGCGGTACAGTGGGTAGGCTATTTCCAAACAGCAGCTGCTAAGGAGCATATCTATCCCAGTGAAACAGAGGCCATAGCTATTTGTACAGTAGTACAAGAGCGGGTTACCTTCCCAGAAGATTTCTGGAAGGAAGGCAGCTGTTTTTTTCTAGAACCGCTTACCTATGATGCAAACCTGCTCCAACAAAAGTGGAATAAACAAACAGAAGCACTACTTCTTTGCTTCATGCAAGCGCTTGTCCTGCTTACCAAATGGGAGGATTGCACGCTTAAGCAGACCTTGCAATCGGTTATACAGGGACAACCCCTTGCTGCTTTCCTGCCTATATTGCGTATGGCTTTAACAGGACGCAAAACGGGTCCAGACTTAATAGCCATTATGAGATGCATGGGAAAAGAAATTACATATAAACGCATCCATAGCTTCTTAGCACAGATGTCTAACCAAACAGCCAGGTAA
- the groL gene encoding chaperonin GroEL (60 kDa chaperone family; promotes refolding of misfolded polypeptides especially under stressful conditions; forms two stacked rings of heptamers to form a barrel-shaped 14mer; ends can be capped by GroES; misfolded proteins enter the barrel where they are refolded when GroES binds), whose product MAKNIIFDSEACDKLKKGVDTMANAVKVTLGPKGRNVILDKKFGAPSITKDGVSVAKEITLKDPVENMGAQLVKEVASKTADNAGDGTTTATLLAQSIFTHGIKNVAAGANPMDVKRGIDKAVGAVVGKLQESSKKIHNSKEIEQVATISANNDSQIGKMIADAMEKVGKDGVITVEEAKGTATEVKVVEGMEFDRGYLSPYFATNTEKQEVELANPYILICDKKISTMKDLLPILEAVAQSGKPLLCIAEDIESEALATLVLNKMRGLLRVAAVKAPGFGDRRKAMLEDIAILTGGNVLSEEKGRKLETASLTDLGTAEKVNIDKDSTVIVNGAGNKKDIEARIASIKAQIEHVTSEYDKEKLQERLAKLSGGVAILYIGAVTEVEMKEKKDRVDDALHATRAAVQEGIVPGGGVALLRAATSGVLDALTVSNADERTGINILRSALEAPLRTIVDNAGGEASVVVQRVKEGKDSFGYNARTEQFEDLYGAGIIDPTKVTRLALENAASIASLLLTTAAVVVDNPEDEKAMPSPPMGNGMGGMM is encoded by the coding sequence ATGGCAAAAAATATAATTTTTGATTCAGAAGCGTGTGATAAGCTTAAAAAGGGTGTGGATACCATGGCTAATGCCGTGAAAGTTACATTAGGACCAAAAGGAAGAAATGTAATTTTGGATAAAAAATTTGGTGCACCCAGTATTACAAAAGATGGGGTATCAGTGGCCAAGGAAATTACCCTCAAGGATCCTGTAGAGAACATGGGTGCGCAACTGGTTAAAGAGGTTGCTTCTAAGACAGCAGATAATGCTGGAGATGGAACCACTACTGCTACACTTTTAGCCCAGTCTATTTTTACACATGGTATTAAGAATGTAGCAGCTGGTGCGAACCCGATGGATGTTAAGCGGGGGATTGACAAGGCAGTGGGTGCTGTCGTTGGTAAGCTACAGGAATCTTCTAAAAAAATCCATAACTCTAAAGAAATAGAGCAGGTAGCTACTATTTCTGCTAACAATGATAGCCAGATTGGCAAGATGATTGCAGATGCTATGGAAAAAGTAGGGAAGGATGGTGTTATTACGGTTGAGGAAGCCAAAGGTACCGCAACGGAAGTAAAAGTAGTAGAAGGGATGGAATTTGATCGCGGTTACTTATCTCCCTATTTTGCAACCAATACAGAGAAGCAGGAAGTGGAGCTAGCGAATCCCTATATATTGATTTGTGATAAGAAGATTTCCACCATGAAAGATCTGCTTCCTATTTTAGAAGCAGTTGCGCAAAGTGGCAAGCCATTGCTATGTATTGCTGAAGACATAGAGAGCGAAGCATTGGCAACCCTTGTTTTAAATAAAATGCGTGGTCTGCTCCGTGTGGCAGCTGTGAAAGCACCTGGGTTTGGGGATAGAAGAAAAGCAATGCTAGAGGATATTGCCATATTGACAGGAGGTAATGTGCTTTCTGAAGAAAAAGGACGTAAACTAGAAACCGCTTCTTTAACAGATTTGGGTACCGCTGAAAAAGTAAACATTGATAAGGATAGCACTGTCATTGTTAATGGAGCAGGTAACAAAAAAGACATTGAGGCTAGAATAGCTTCCATTAAAGCGCAAATAGAGCATGTTACCTCTGAGTATGATAAAGAAAAGCTACAGGAACGTTTAGCAAAATTATCTGGTGGGGTAGCCATCTTATACATTGGTGCAGTTACGGAAGTAGAGATGAAAGAAAAGAAAGATCGTGTAGATGATGCCTTACATGCTACGCGTGCTGCGGTTCAGGAAGGTATTGTACCAGGTGGTGGGGTGGCTTTATTGCGTGCTGCTACATCTGGCGTATTAGATGCTTTAACGGTGAGCAATGCAGATGAAAGAACCGGTATAAATATCTTGCGTTCTGCGTTAGAGGCTCCCTTGCGAACCATTGTAGACAATGCAGGAGGCGAAGCCTCTGTAGTAGTACAGCGGGTTAAAGAAGGGAAAGATTCCTTTGGGTACAATGCACGTACAGAGCAGTTTGAAGACCTCTATGGGGCAGGGATTATCGATCCTACAAAGGTAACTAGACTTGCTTTAGAGAATGCAGCTTCCATTGCATCTCTTCTGCTTACAACGGCTGCCGTAGTAGTAGATAATCCTGAGGATGAAAAGGCGATGCCTTCCCCTCCAATGGGCAATGGCATGGGAGGTATGATGTAA
- a CDS encoding alpha-ketoacid dehydrogenase subunit alpha/beta, translated as MNLVLASLGLTSTKVINDYRIACESRAASLLARKEVFAGKAKFGIFGDGKEVAQLAMATYFQPGDWRAGYYRDQTFMFAIGALTLQQYFAQLYAHASITADPASGGRMMNSHFATRFIDEQGNWLPQLTSKNVSADLSCTAAQMPRLLGLAYASKLYRSPAFRKVQSHFSYEGNEVAFGTIGDASTSEGMFFEAINAGGVLQLPICIAVWDDGYGISVPQRYHTTKASISTVLAGFQKNSTQPGYEIFVAKGWDYLDLCRVYQQAVAICRKEHQPVLIHVKEMTQPQGHSTSGSHERYKSAARLNWERNYDCIVKMAEWIVEEAIATQAEIDAIQLEAEQKVRSAQQAAWHALLAAYEQEKQPLIALLQEIILPTTIEKCNPLPAIIQDLTTLSPVHYLDITRAAHKALYVLRDVPYINKKKLHAWWHKHKRDNTKRFNSNLYSSTSLAGLHVKSQPPIYTDHPSQVDGKEILNRCFHALFERDERVFAIGQDLGKIGDVNQGFIGIQERYGALRATDTGIRECTMIGQGIGAAMRGLRPIVEIQYLDYLPYALQILSDDLATLHYRTNGGQKAPMVIRTRGHRLEGMWHAGSYMASIIHALRGIYVLVPRNMTQAAGFYNTMMQADDPALIVECLNGYRLKEPMPCNLAEVTIPIGVPEILRAGSTITVVTYGAMCQIICAAATQLAALGIECEVIDVQTLLPFDRHHRIVQSLAKTHRIVFADEDVPGGTTAYMLQQVLEEQGGYNLLAMPPLTISSKPHRPAYGDDGNYFSKPNVEEVVSKIYGMMHQMDPFAYPSILP; from the coding sequence ATGAACCTTGTGTTAGCATCCTTAGGGCTTACGTCCACTAAAGTAATAAACGATTACCGTATAGCCTGTGAAAGTAGAGCGGCTAGTTTACTGGCACGCAAAGAAGTCTTTGCTGGAAAAGCCAAATTCGGCATCTTTGGAGATGGGAAAGAGGTCGCCCAATTGGCCATGGCTACCTATTTTCAACCGGGTGATTGGCGCGCTGGTTACTATAGGGACCAAACCTTTATGTTTGCCATCGGTGCCTTAACGCTGCAACAATACTTTGCTCAGCTCTACGCGCATGCTTCCATAACCGCCGATCCAGCCTCCGGTGGTAGAATGATGAATAGCCACTTTGCCACTAGATTCATAGATGAACAGGGCAATTGGCTCCCTCAGCTAACTAGTAAAAACGTCTCCGCTGATCTCTCCTGTACAGCTGCACAGATGCCGCGGTTGTTAGGACTAGCCTATGCTTCTAAACTATACCGCTCTCCTGCTTTCCGTAAGGTTCAAAGCCATTTCTCTTATGAAGGAAATGAGGTGGCTTTTGGTACTATTGGTGACGCTAGTACTTCGGAAGGGATGTTTTTTGAAGCAATAAATGCAGGAGGGGTATTGCAACTGCCTATCTGTATTGCTGTTTGGGACGATGGATATGGTATATCTGTTCCGCAACGTTACCATACAACCAAAGCATCTATCTCCACTGTTTTAGCTGGTTTCCAAAAAAATTCTACCCAACCTGGCTATGAAATATTTGTTGCCAAAGGGTGGGATTATCTGGATTTATGCAGGGTCTATCAACAAGCAGTAGCGATTTGCCGAAAAGAACACCAACCTGTATTGATTCATGTTAAAGAAATGACGCAACCACAGGGGCACTCTACTTCTGGTTCTCATGAGCGCTATAAATCAGCAGCACGCTTAAATTGGGAGAGGAATTACGACTGCATCGTAAAAATGGCTGAGTGGATAGTGGAAGAGGCAATCGCTACGCAAGCAGAAATTGATGCCATACAATTAGAAGCAGAACAAAAAGTAAGGAGCGCACAACAGGCAGCTTGGCACGCCTTATTAGCGGCCTATGAACAAGAAAAACAGCCGCTCATTGCTTTACTGCAAGAAATCATATTGCCCACAACAATAGAAAAGTGTAATCCCTTACCGGCTATTATACAAGATTTAACTACGTTATCCCCTGTACATTATTTAGATATAACCCGGGCTGCCCATAAAGCGCTTTATGTATTGCGCGATGTCCCTTATATAAATAAAAAAAAACTGCATGCTTGGTGGCATAAACATAAAAGGGATAATACAAAAAGGTTTAACAGCAATCTGTATAGTTCTACTAGCTTAGCTGGTTTACATGTAAAAAGCCAACCACCTATTTATACAGACCACCCCTCACAAGTAGATGGCAAGGAAATCCTCAACCGTTGTTTTCATGCTTTATTTGAACGGGACGAGCGTGTTTTTGCGATCGGACAAGATTTAGGAAAAATAGGAGACGTTAACCAAGGTTTTATAGGTATACAAGAACGGTATGGAGCGCTACGTGCAACGGATACAGGGATCCGAGAATGTACCATGATTGGGCAAGGTATTGGCGCTGCTATGCGTGGCTTAAGGCCTATTGTGGAAATACAATACCTAGATTATCTGCCGTATGCTTTACAGATTTTATCAGACGATTTGGCAACGCTACACTATAGAACCAATGGCGGACAGAAGGCACCTATGGTTATCCGTACACGTGGTCACCGTTTAGAGGGCATGTGGCATGCTGGTTCTTACATGGCCAGCATTATCCACGCCTTGCGCGGTATCTATGTGCTGGTTCCGCGTAATATGACACAAGCCGCCGGCTTTTATAATACCATGATGCAAGCAGACGATCCAGCACTAATTGTAGAATGTTTAAATGGGTACCGCCTAAAAGAACCTATGCCTTGTAACCTAGCTGAGGTAACCATACCCATAGGCGTACCAGAAATATTGCGTGCGGGCAGTACTATTACAGTAGTAACCTATGGTGCTATGTGTCAAATTATTTGTGCAGCAGCCACACAGCTTGCTGCTTTAGGTATCGAATGTGAAGTAATCGATGTGCAGACGCTACTACCTTTTGATAGGCACCATCGCATTGTTCAATCGTTAGCCAAAACCCATCGCATTGTTTTTGCTGATGAAGATGTCCCCGGTGGTACTACCGCTTATATGTTGCAACAAGTGTTAGAAGAGCAAGGAGGGTATAACCTATTAGCAATGCCACCGCTCACGATTAGCAGCAAACCCCACCGCCCCGCCTATGGGGATGATGGGAATTATTTTTCTAAACCCAATGTAGAAGAAGTCGTCTCAAAAATTTATGGGATGATGCATCAGATGGATCCTTTTGCTTACCCTTCCATTCTACCCTAA
- the prmC gene encoding peptide chain release factor N(5)-glutamine methyltransferase: MHLPSYWAALKQETLSLQKLCGLLYQAVIRTIQHQRECQAIVKQLVSFYFPIDATDFILDTFVVITPAIQHKLLEAVNRINQQEPLQYILGSAYFAGNYFKVTADVFIPRPETEEWVTYLVNRIATPAAILDLGTGSGCIAITLKQQFPQASVEALDISQKALDIARYNAQQLGAAVNFMKLNMLTDVLPSSYWSLMVSNPPYVRKQEKKQMLPNVLNYEPHLALFVDDADPLLFYKHISYLAWHHLSLNGILCLEINETLGKKIVALLQQRGFNQIALHRDIHAKERWVIAVR, translated from the coding sequence ATGCATCTACCATCCTATTGGGCGGCTTTAAAGCAAGAAACCCTCTCCTTACAAAAACTATGCGGTCTACTGTATCAAGCAGTGATACGAACTATACAGCATCAAAGGGAATGTCAGGCCATAGTTAAACAATTGGTAAGTTTTTATTTTCCAATTGATGCAACAGATTTTATACTCGACACGTTTGTAGTTATTACACCTGCTATACAACACAAACTACTAGAAGCGGTAAACAGAATAAACCAACAGGAACCACTCCAATACATCCTAGGATCAGCCTACTTCGCAGGAAACTATTTTAAGGTAACAGCAGACGTATTCATTCCAAGACCAGAAACAGAAGAATGGGTCACCTACTTAGTAAACCGCATAGCAACGCCAGCTGCTATACTAGACTTAGGTACAGGAAGTGGTTGCATCGCCATCACACTGAAACAACAATTTCCACAGGCAAGTGTAGAGGCCTTAGATATCAGCCAAAAAGCATTGGATATTGCGCGCTATAATGCCCAACAATTAGGTGCAGCCGTAAACTTTATGAAGCTGAACATGCTAACAGATGTGCTGCCTTCCTCCTACTGGTCCCTCATGGTTAGCAACCCTCCCTATGTCCGGAAACAAGAAAAAAAACAGATGCTGCCCAATGTATTAAATTATGAACCGCATTTGGCTTTATTTGTAGATGATGCGGATCCTTTGCTATTTTATAAGCATATCAGCTATTTGGCATGGCACCATTTAAGCTTAAACGGTATACTTTGCCTAGAGATCAACGAAACATTAGGTAAGAAAATCGTAGCTTTGCTACAGCAAAGGGGATTTAACCAAATCGCTTTGCACCGAGATATACACGCAAAAGAAAGATGGGTAATAGCAGTACGTTAA